One genomic window of Cannabis sativa cultivar Pink pepper isolate KNU-18-1 chromosome 2, ASM2916894v1, whole genome shotgun sequence includes the following:
- the LOC115721226 gene encoding F-box/FBD/LRR-repeat protein At3g26920, which yields MGEDRISKLPDGVIIHMLSFLPTKDVVRTCLLSKRWKLIWYSVPTLFFSNVTSPDLTWCWDIEMFYNFVDNCLEHLKKGFVVDSIITSFKLKMFDCYHRSKAGLLDKWLAFVVESKVREIHLRLNLDMDLENFDEYYYCLPKILQSATYLTVLELNCVELDTSCSFSFPCLKTLSLEDVRNLETAEDDGVVKFLLGCSSLEKLLLLDYVFLVTDHDVQFRLHSLSLKFMELKRTYDYYKLNIQVEAVNLESLVLHGVILDEMNLSSCKKIRNLSLVDCPENLRPSIQALISDVPLLESLTLSKCDADLDHLKITSQYLKSFNFKYSDMINVVTIESALDLDYFSYEGYINCRISIDSFNLLNGKIVIFEQQENYDTNWFTNMMKFLSNLNCSWNIVSLHVRKDKALILPENFKTICPSPLLNWKHLRVVISEYRKPYMKVLDLKDSLMWMSSSLETLSINGKDVF from the exons ATGGGTGAGGACAGAATTTCGAAACTACCTGATGGAGTGATCATTCACATGTTGTCGTTTCTCCCAACTAAAGATGTCGTTCGAACATGTCTTCTTTCAAAGCGTTGGAAACTCATTTGGTATTCAGTTCCCACACTTTTTTTCTCCAATGTTACTAGTCCTGATCTCACGTGGTGTTGGGATATAGAAATGTTTTACAATTTTGTTGATAATTGTTTGGAACACCTCAAAAagggttttgttgttgattcaATCATAACTAGTTTTAAGCTTAAGATGTTTGATTGTTATCATAGAAGTAAGGCTGGTCTTTTAGATAAATGGTTAGCTTTTGTTGTTGAGAGTAAAGTTAGGGAAATACATCTTAGGTTAAACCTAGATATGGATCTAGAAAATTTCGATGAGTATTACTATTGTTTACCTAAAATATTGCAGAGTGCAACATATTTGACTGTTTTGGAGTTGAATTGTGTAGAGTTGGATACTTCTTGTTCATTTAGTTTTCCTTGTTTGAAAACATTGTCATTGGAAGATGTTCGGAATTTAGAGACTGCTGAGGATGATGGGGTAGTTAAGTTTTTGTTGGGTTGTTCTTCTCTTGAGAAATTGTTGTTACTTGATTATGTTTTCTTAGTTACTGATCATGATGTTCAGTTTCGATTGCATAGTTTAAGCCTCAAGTTTATGGAACTTAAACGTACATACGATTATTATAAGTTAAACATTCAAGTTGAAGCTGTAAATCTTGAATCTTTGGTTCTACATGGTGTTATATTGGATGAAATGAATCTctcttcttgcaagaaaattagAAATCTCTCATTAGTTGACTGTCCAGAAAATCTTCGGCCTTCAATACAAGCTCTTATTTctgatgttcctcttcttgaaaGTTTGACTTTGAGCAAATGCGATGCAGATTTGGACCATCTTAAAATCACTAGTCAATACTTGAAAAGTTTCAATTTTAAGTACTCGGATATGATCAATGTTGTTACAATTGAATCAGCTCTAGATCTAGATTACTTTTCTTATGAAGGATATATCAATTGTAGAATATCAATagattcatttaatttattgaaTGGGAAGATAGTGATTTTTGAGCAGCAGGAGAATTATGACACAAACTGGTTTACCAATATGATGAAATTTCTTTCGAATCTCAATTGCTCTTGGAATATTGTAAGCCTACATGTTCGTAAAGACAAG GCTCTTATCTTGCCAGAAAACTTCAAAACGATATGTCCTTCTCCGTTGCTTAACTGGAAGCATCTCAGAGTAGTTATTTCCGAATATCGTAAGCCTTATATGAAAGTGTTAGATTTGAAGGACTCCTTGATGTGGATGTCATCTTCTTTAGAAACATTATCTATTAACGGAAAGGACGTGTTTTAG
- the LOC133034818 gene encoding uncharacterized protein LOC133034818, whose protein sequence is MLHKIKSDKPDEVHFYVGRKRCRFGRVEFGLVTGLNLLPGPTEEDIKQNGSSDRLIQEYFNGSASISFGQLRRVFESCTEADDVYKLGMALFVMGVLTGKEEKTVVPPFVIRMVDNLPFFYEYPWGKISYTKLMETCNKDYLDVKNKMLKKIEKGVTQKEAKYSAYDYAAALQYWAYEAILQLGNEYAVRRSHRFPRMVNWESKPNTTLGKDEVTRLFAKNLTVYSMLCPRPNEIEFVSYITGGQPPLFVDLEELVLGEDGQPTQDALRSQAEKLASTLEERAEAARIFKDSTPPPPSPPRAPPAVPDGSGVDPSPASVPDGSGVDPSAASVPDGSGVDPLAASQDPPVPPSASIPSTSEARDPVYPAILVRLEIVERGQAALLRGQTAIMDQLKTIMTLLQDPGRPAAASQPQPQPQPQPQPEEEARTPEDDFILPNDYQPDDDDMFCTAEKTNITSIGDTQDSEVQVLETAP, encoded by the exons ATGCTTCACAAAATAAAATCTGACAAGCCGGACGAGGTGCATTTCTATGTGGGAAGGAAGAGATGTAGATTTGGGAGGGTGGAGTTCGGCTTGGTGACCGGGTTAAACTTGTTGCCCGGCCCTACTGAGGAAGACATCAAACAAAATGGAAGCTCTGACCGGTTGATTCAGGAATATTTCAACGGTAGTGCTTCGATCAGCTTCGGCCAACTGCGCAGAGTTTTTGAGAGCTGCACAGAAGCTGATGATGTCTACAAGTTGGGGATGGCCTTGTTTGTTATGGGCGTCCTCACTGGTAAGGAGGAGAAGACTGTCGTTCCTCCTTTTGTGATAAGAATGGTTGATAACCTTCCATTCTTCTACGAGTACCCCTGGGGAAAGATTTCTTACACCAAGCTGATGGAAACTTGTAACAAGGATTACTTGGATGTGAAGAATAAGATGTTGAAAAAGATTGAGAAGGGAGTCACTCAGAAGGAGGCAAAATACTCAGCCTACGACTATGCTGCAGCGTTGCAGTATTGGGCATACGAGGCCATATTACAGCTGGGCAACGAGTATGCAGTGAGGAGGTCGCATCGCTTTCCGAGAATGGTCAACTGGGAGAGTAAGCCGAACACTACACTCGGGAAGGATGAAGTGACCAGATTATTTGCTAAAAAT TTGACAGTGTACTCCATGTTATGTCCTCGGCCGAACGAGATTGAGTTTGTGAGTTACATAACCGGGGGTCAGCCTCCGTTATTTGTTGACTTGGAGGAACTTGTGTTGGGTGAGGATGGGCAACCAACACAGGATGCTTTGCGAAGCCAGGCCGAAAAGCTTGCCTCCACATTGGAAGAACGAGCGGAGGCAGCCCGAATATTTAAAGACTCTACACCACCTCCACCGTCTCCACCACGTGCACCGCCTGCAGTTCCAGATGGGTCTGGTGTTGACCCATCTCCAGCTTCAGTTCCTGATGGGTCTGGTGTTGACCCATCTGCAGCTTCAGTTCCTGATGGGTCTGGTGTTGACCCACTTGCAGCATCACAGGATCCTCCTGTTCCCCCGTCAGCTTCTATTCCCAGCACCTCAGAGGCTCGCGATCCAGTATACCCTGCCATTTTGGTAAGGTTGGAGATTGTGGAGAGGGGGCAGGCCGCTCTGCTAAGAGGACAAACAGCGATTATGGATCAGTTGAAGACCATAATGACGCTCCTGCAAGATCCTGGAAGGCCGGCAGCAGCTTCACAGCCACAGCCACAGCCACAGCCACAGCCACAACCGGAAGAGGAGGCTCGAACACCGGAAGATGACTTCATTCTCCCAAATGATTACCAACCGGATGATGATGACATGTTCTGTACAGCTGAGAAGACGAATATCACCAGCATCGGGGATACTCAGGATTCTGAGGTGCAGGTGTTAGAGACAGCTCCATAA